Genomic window (Arcobacter aquimarinus):
AAAAAATATAAATATACGGGCAAGAGCAAGAACAGGAGGCTTGGTTGGTCAAGCCAATACCACTGTAATTAAAAATGCATTTGCAGAAGGAACTATCATAAGTGATACCAATGATAGAATCGGAGGGTTGGTAGGGTATAGCAACGGATCTAGCATCGATAATTCTTATAGCAAAGGCATTATACGAATATTAGATAACAGCAGCCCCTCTCAAGCAGTAGGTGGTTTAGTAGGGTGGAACTATTCTATGAACAGTAAAATAAAGAACTCTTATTCTTCAGTCAAAATAGCCCTTGCTACAGACGTTGACTCAAGAACTAATATAGGAGGTTTAGTAGGGAAGAATGATGGAACTATAACCAATTCATATTATGACAATGAAACAAACACACAGACTATGGCTGACAGTGCCACTTATGGAAAAACAAAAGCAGAGATTGTTTCAGCGCTCTCAAGCCTGGAGGCGTGGACAGCTGGAGGCGGTGGCGATGGTGCGAGTGTAGAGGGTTATTTAGTTGCTACACCTCTAACACTTCCACAGCTTGTAGCTTTTTATACTTCAAGTGGTGAGATTTTATTTGCAGGTGGTTTTGGTACAGAAGATAATCCATATACTATTACAAACTGGAATCAACTACAAAATATCAACCATAGCAATATCTTGACTCAAGGTTACTATTTTTCATTATTAAATGATTTAGGTTCATCTACAGATGGCTACACCACTCAAGTAAAAAATGGAGATATTTTAGCAAATGGTGGAACAGGATGGACTGCACTTGGAAATGAAAATACAAAATTTACAGGAACTTTTGATGGTCTTGGACATACTATAGATAGTCTGTATATCAATAACTCTTTAAATTATCAAGGACTTTTTGGATATTTAAGTCAAGGTAGTACTATTTCTAATCTTGGCTTGACAAATGCTAACATTTCTGCTGAGGATTGGGTAGGTTCTTTAGTAGGTAAAAATGAAGGAACACTTAGAAATACTTATTCTGCTAAAGCAAATGTTACAGGAGATAGTTCAGTAGGTATATTAGTAGGTGATCATTATGGTTCAATCTATAGTTCGTATTCTTCTGGTGATTTAAAAGCAAGAACTAATGTAGGTGGTATAGCTGGTTATTCAAGAGGGTTAATTCAAGATTCTTATTCTCTAGCGGATATTACGACTATAGGATCAGCTTCTGATATTGGAGGTATAGTTGGAGAAAATAATGCTAATGGTGGTCAAATAATCAACTCTTATGCTTCAAATACTATTATAGGAACAGGATCAAATATAGGAGGACTAGTTGGAAATAATGGAGGAAGTATCTCAAACTCATATTACGATAAAACAGTAAACTCTGCAAATATGATTGATAGTGAAGCCTATGGAAAAACAACTAAAGAGATGCAAACACTAGCAACTTTTGAAAATGCTGGATGGAGTATAGAATTTGATGAAACTCAAAAGAAAATATATCCATACCTAACATTTGATGAAAACGGAGGAGCTATTTGGAAAGTTGGAAAATATGCCACGGCATTAAACTATATTTTAGGAACAGCAAATACTACTTATGATGGAACAAACCAATCATTAACCAACTTCTGGACAAATGCTATCTTTGGAGATGTTGGAAGCTCTCTTGTAGCTGGAATTGATTATAAATTTGTTTATGATAGTGAAAATGCAACTGTATTTAAAAATGCTGGAACATATAATAATATCTCAGTTGTAATTTTAAATGAAGATTATGAACTAGATGAAACAGGTACAAATACTCTAGGGAAATTTGTTATTGCTAAAAAAGATGCAACAGTAACAGCAAATAGTGACACAAAAACTTATAACGGCTTAACCCAAAATGTTTCAGGTTTCACTGCAACTGGATTAGTTGGAAATGAAACTGAATCAGTATTAACTGGAATTACAGGAGCAACTGCTAGTGGGAAAAATGCTGGAGAGTATGTAACTACTTTAAGTGGAACAGATGGAAATTATAATTTAACATTTGTTGATGGAAAATTAACTATTTCAAAAGCAAACGCAACAGTAACAGCTAACTCAAATACAGTAACATATAATGGACAAATACAAAATGTAAATGGATTTACAGCAAGTGGACTTGTAAATGGTGAAACTGAATCAGTATTAACTGGAATTACAGGAGCAACTGCTAGTGGGAAAAATGCTGGAGAGTATGTAACTACTTTAAGTGGAACAGATGGAAATTATAATTTAACATTTGTTGATGGAAAATTAACTATTTCAAAAGCAAACGCAACAGTAACAGCTAACTCAAATACAGTAACATATAATGGACAAACACAAAATGTAAATGGATTTACAGCAAGTGGACTTGTAAATGGTGAAACTGAATCAGTATTAACTGGAATTACAGGAGCAACTGCTAGTGGGAAAAATGCTGGAGAGTATGTAACTACTTTAAGTGGAACAGATGGAAACTATAATTTAACATTTGTTGATGGAAAATTAACTATTTCAAAAGCAAACGCAACAGTAACAGCTAACTCAAATACAGTAACATATAATGGACAAACACAAAATGTAAATGGATTTACAGCAAGTGGACTTGTAAATGGTGAAACTGAATCAGTATTAACTGGAATTACAGGAGCAACTGCTAGTGGGAAAAATGCTGGAGAGTATGTAACTACTTTAAGTGGAACAGATGGAAACTATAATCTAACATTTGTTGATGGAAAATTAGTAATTGAAAAAGCAAAGGATAATCTATCAAATGTGTTAACACCAATTGCAAATACAACAGTTACAACACCAAAAGTAAATGTAGTAATTCTACCACAAGTACCATTTATACAAACTCCAACATTCCTTAATAATGGAACGCCAGTAAATTTAGTTTCAGCACCAATTCAAAATCAACCAATTACAATGGTGAGTATGGGTGAATTAAGATTAAATCAAGATTCTAATATTCTAAGTGCTTCTAATGATATAAGAGTGCCTGTGGGAGATAACTCTAAAATAGAACTTGTAAATGGTGGAGTAAATCTTCCAAATGGTGTGGAACAACAATTCTTTGTTGTAGGAAATGAAGAGAACTAAGAAGAAAAGGGAAAACAAAATGACAAACCAAATACTAAAACTAATAACTATTTCAACATTAACATCAACTCTTCTTCTTGGAGTTAATGTACCAAATATTGGAGATATTGAAAAACAAATTAAACCTCCAAAAATAGAAAAAGAACAACCTAAAATCCCAACTATCAAACAAAAAGAGTATAAAACTCCTATGGTTGATAGTGGTAAAACTATTTTAATAAAAGATTTTAAAATAACAGGAAATGAACATATCTCTTTAAGTGATTTGGAAAAATTCTTTATAGACTCTAAAAATAAAGAGTTAACTTTTAATCAACTTCAAGAAATAGCAAGTGCTATTACAAAATATTATAGAGAAAAAGGATATTTCGTAGCAAGGGCTTATATTCCTGCTCAAAATATAAATGAAAATAATGGTGTACTTGAAATAGCAGTAATTGAAGGAACTTATGGTGAATTTAAATTAAAAAATAATTCTTTAGTAAAAGATAGTGTAGTTCAAGGTATGCTTGATGATGCAAAAGCAAGAGATAATGTAATATCAACTGATACTCTTGAACGGGCTATGTTAATTATTAATGATACACCAGGAGCTGTAGTAACTCAAGCAGATATAATGCCAGGAAAAAATGTTGGTACATCTGATTTTGAAATTACCACACAAGCTTCAAAAAGATTTGATGGATATGTTGTAGTTGATAACTATGGAAGTAGATATACAGGTAAAGATAGATTAATGATTGGTATGGATATTAACTCTCCCTTTGCAATAGGTGATAAAATTTCTATGTTTGGATTGTCTTCAAGTGCAACAAATCTTAAAAATGGGAAAATATCTTATGAAGCACCATTGGCTTCAAATGGTTTAGTAGGAGAATTATCTTATTCTCAAACAAATTACTCTTTGGCAAAAGAGTATGATAATTTAGATGCAACAGGAACTTCTAAAACAGTAGAAGCAAAACTATCTTATCCTCTAATTAAAACAAGAAATGAAAATCTAAATGTATATAATTCTTTTTTATCAAAAGATTTAAAAGATAGAGTACAAAGTGTAAATGATGTAACTAAAAAGAATTCAAAATCAGTAAAAATTGGATTGGATTATTCAAAAAATTATCTAGCATTTAATAAAAACTCAAATTCTTCGATTAATACATATCTAACATATGGAAGATTAAGCTTTGATGATCCAGCTGATAAAATGACAGATGAATTAGGAGCAAATACAAATGGAAACTATTCAAAAATCAATGTAGATTTAACACATAATGTTGCATTCACAAATCAATTAGTTCTTGAATCATCATTGCAATTACAATATGCATTAGGAAATAAAAACCTAGATGGAAGTGAAGATTTTTCAATCGGGGGAAGTAGTGGTGTAAAACTATATCCAGATAGTGAATTAAGTGCTGAAAATGGATATGTGTTCTCAACAGAATTAAAATATCAATTACCTCAAATAAACTCTTTAAATACAACATTTGGAGTATTTTATGATAGAGGGAGAGCATTTATGGCAAATAATACAACTGGATTTGAAGCAAAATCACTACAAGATGTAGGAATTGGATTATATAACTCATATGGTAACTTTTTTTCAAAAGTACAAATAGCATGGAATGTAAATAGTAAAGTTGTAACAAGTGAGCCAGATAGAAATAGTAGATTTTTATTTCAAGGTGGGATGATTTTTTAATAGATTTTTGCACAATTTATTTTACAGACTCAAAAAATAAGAGAAAAATCTCTTATTTTTTAACAGAATCAACATCTATTTCAATAGACATCCAATCTTTATCAACTTCACCATTTATAGTAACAGTATCTTTTGGAGATACTTGAACTCCTCTCCAATCATCATGGTCAATTTCTATTGTGATATCACCTGTTTTGTCTCGAAATAAATATTTGTCTTTTCCTAAGTGTTCTATAATATTTCCCTCTAAAACTACAGGCATATCATCTTTAAATGTTTTTGCTTTTTCTACTGTTGTTTTTGAAATAGTAGGACCTGTAAATCCACCTTGTTGTGTTTGAGTTATTCCTACAAATTCTGCAAAAGCTGATGTTGAAGCAACTAATAAACTTGCTATTAAAATATTTCTTTTCATTTTTTTTCCTTTATTTGTTTTAATAGAGTAATTAAAACAAATAATTATTAGTGAAAAATTAATTTTTTAATGCTTACCAATAAATAGTAATTTTAAATCCATTTGGAATGATATTTTCAAAATTTAAACGTAAATTATGAAGTTTTCCAATTTGTTGAACGATAGAAAATCCAAGTCCACTTCCTATTTGTTTTTCTCCAGCAGGTCGTACAAATCTTTCTCCAATATTTTTTAGAATCAGTGGATTTATACCTTTTCCATTATCTTGAATTATTAAATGATTTTTTTCTAATTCAATTCTTATATTTGTATTATTTTCATTATATTTTATTGCATTATCAAGTAAATTTCTAATAAGTAAAGATAATATAATAGGTTCTCCTTTTATACTTTTTATTTCATTTTTATGTAAAAAATTTATAGATATGTTTTTTTCTTTTGCTTTAAATTCTAATTCTTTCAAATTTGAATTTATTATTTCTGTCCAATTAATCAAAGATAAATTATCAAACTCATTGATTGATTCTATTCTTGAAAGTGCTAAAAGCTGTTCTATTAATCTCGTTGCTCTATTTACTCCAATTTCAATATTATCTAATGATTTTAAAAGAGATTCTTTATCATCAATTGATAGTTTTGCAACTTCAGCTTGGATTTTAAGTGCAGCAAGTGGAGTTTTGAGTTCATGTGCTGCATTTGAAATAAATCGTCTCTCTTTTTCTATCATCGTTTTTATTTTAAAGAATAGAGAGTTTAAGGATTTTACAACAGGTTTTAGCTCCTTTGTAGTATTTTCATCAAGAGTTAAATTATCATTTGCATCTTTTAAAGATAGAGTTTTTGATAACTTATTTAAAGGTTTTAACTCTTTTGTGATTAAAACTAATAAACTAATAATCAAAAAAGGAAGTATAAAAAGCCAAGGATAGATTAAATCTTCTAAAATATCTAATATTAAATCATTAATAAACTCTTTTTCTTGAGCTACTACAACTACAAATTTTTTATCACTACTTAGCATCCAAATTATTCTAAATTTTTTATTTTCTTCAAAGAGAATACCTTCATTACTATTTAAAATTGAATGATTAAATGAGAAATATTTACTATCTTCTCCATCTGTATAAAGAATATCTCCTTTTATGGAAAATATTGAAAAGGTCAGAGCATCATCATCAACTGACATATATTTTTCTACTATTTTTGATTCATCTTTGATAAAATTAGAACTTGAAGAATCAAGTAAAATATCTATATTTGAAGTTGAAACTCTTTGTGCAAAGTAATAAAGTTGAGTGTCAAATAATTCAGTTAAAGATTCTTTTGTTTTATACATACTAATAGAAGTTGTAATAAGTGAAGTGATAATAAATAGACTCAATAAAATAAAACTAAGTCTTAATCTTAAGCTTAGATTTTTCATTTTGACTCTTCTAACTTATAACCAGCACCATAAACTGTTTTTATATATTCATTTCCAATCTTTTTTCTAATTGAGTGTATAAAAACATCAAGAGCATTTGAACTTAGTTCTTTATCAAAATCATAAAGCTTTTCAGCGATAGTTTCTCTACTTAAAACTATTCCTTTATTTAGCATAAAAAGTTCAAGAATTTTTAACTCTTTTGTAGTAAGTTCTAGTTCTATATTATTTTTAAATACTTTTTGTTGAGCTATAAAAAGTTTTAAATTATTAACTTCTATAAATTCTGAAACTTCTCCAAAATTTCGTCTTATTAAAGCACTAACTCTTGCGTGTAATTCAGCTAAAGAAAAGGGCTTGCAAAGATAATCATCAGCACCTTTATTTAATCCTTCAACTCTTTGATTTATAGCATCTCTTGCTGTTAATATAATGATTGGAGTTTTTATGTTTTTTTCTCGCCAGAATTTTAAAATATCTAGTCCATCAATATTTGGAAGGGTTAAATCTAATATTACAGCATCATAATTTATCATCATTAAAGCGTCTTTGCCATCTAGTCCATCTTCAAACC
Coding sequences:
- a CDS encoding ATP-binding protein, with product MKNLSLRLRLSFILLSLFIITSLITTSISMYKTKESLTELFDTQLYYFAQRVSTSNIDILLDSSSSNFIKDESKIVEKYMSVDDDALTFSIFSIKGDILYTDGEDSKYFSFNHSILNSNEGILFEENKKFRIIWMLSSDKKFVVVVAQEKEFINDLILDILEDLIYPWLFILPFLIISLLVLITKELKPLNKLSKTLSLKDANDNLTLDENTTKELKPVVKSLNSLFFKIKTMIEKERRFISNAAHELKTPLAALKIQAEVAKLSIDDKESLLKSLDNIEIGVNRATRLIEQLLALSRIESINEFDNLSLINWTEIINSNLKELEFKAKEKNISINFLHKNEIKSIKGEPIILSLLIRNLLDNAIKYNENNTNIRIELEKNHLIIQDNGKGINPLILKNIGERFVRPAGEKQIGSGLGFSIVQQIGKLHNLRLNFENIIPNGFKITIYW
- a CDS encoding response regulator; the protein is MKILLIEDDYLIGDGIVAGFKKLGFSIDWFEDGLDGKDALMMINYDAVILDLTLPNIDGLDILKFWREKNIKTPIIILTARDAINQRVEGLNKGADDYLCKPFSLAELHARVSALIRRNFGEVSEFIEVNNLKLFIAQQKVFKNNIELELTTKELKILELFMLNKGIVLSRETIAEKLYDFDKELSSNALDVFIHSIRKKIGNEYIKTVYGAGYKLEESK
- a CDS encoding beta strand repeat-containing protein, encoding MNRLIDFSSRFRILKGGKISLVVSAFLGSTIIANAAPSGGVVTSGNATISQSGNVTNINQSSGKASINWNDFSVKANEIVNFNQPNVNSITLNRVVGNEKSVIDGALNANGQVWILNSNGILFGKNASINTAGLLATTGELSDADFQNGNYDFKNSSSNSVINLGTIKVNNSSYVILAGKEVQNGGNIEAVKGKVHLVGADSYSVNLNGNSLVNLKVNKGVLDAMVSNSGNILANGGEIFLTTNAVDELLKGMVNNTGIIEANSLDGILGKVELFAHGGEAQVGGTIEAIDGFVETSGKDFTIESTTKVKADKWLIDPTNINIVDATSFETALNGGTDVTIQTDAAGSEDGDININDEIEWSTVRTLTLMAHNNININSSITATQGRLGLLYGFATPDGGTSDYYINAKVNLSAGNNFATMKGSVGDLNLWTVITHDNLATAIVNGGLGGNYVLGSDLDLSGIAWNPIGTSSTNAFTGNFDGLGHVIDNLSINDSNLAPAGLFGYTTDATIKNIGLKNINIRARARTGGLVGQANTTVIKNAFAEGTIISDTNDRIGGLVGYSNGSSIDNSYSKGIIRILDNSSPSQAVGGLVGWNYSMNSKIKNSYSSVKIALATDVDSRTNIGGLVGKNDGTITNSYYDNETNTQTMADSATYGKTKAEIVSALSSLEAWTAGGGGDGASVEGYLVATPLTLPQLVAFYTSSGEILFAGGFGTEDNPYTITNWNQLQNINHSNILTQGYYFSLLNDLGSSTDGYTTQVKNGDILANGGTGWTALGNENTKFTGTFDGLGHTIDSLYINNSLNYQGLFGYLSQGSTISNLGLTNANISAEDWVGSLVGKNEGTLRNTYSAKANVTGDSSVGILVGDHYGSIYSSYSSGDLKARTNVGGIAGYSRGLIQDSYSLADITTIGSASDIGGIVGENNANGGQIINSYASNTIIGTGSNIGGLVGNNGGSISNSYYDKTVNSANMIDSEAYGKTTKEMQTLATFENAGWSIEFDETQKKIYPYLTFDENGGAIWKVGKYATALNYILGTANTTYDGTNQSLTNFWTNAIFGDVGSSLVAGIDYKFVYDSENATVFKNAGTYNNISVVILNEDYELDETGTNTLGKFVIAKKDATVTANSDTKTYNGLTQNVSGFTATGLVGNETESVLTGITGATASGKNAGEYVTTLSGTDGNYNLTFVDGKLTISKANATVTANSNTVTYNGQIQNVNGFTASGLVNGETESVLTGITGATASGKNAGEYVTTLSGTDGNYNLTFVDGKLTISKANATVTANSNTVTYNGQTQNVNGFTASGLVNGETESVLTGITGATASGKNAGEYVTTLSGTDGNYNLTFVDGKLTISKANATVTANSNTVTYNGQTQNVNGFTASGLVNGETESVLTGITGATASGKNAGEYVTTLSGTDGNYNLTFVDGKLVIEKAKDNLSNVLTPIANTTVTTPKVNVVILPQVPFIQTPTFLNNGTPVNLVSAPIQNQPITMVSMGELRLNQDSNILSASNDIRVPVGDNSKIELVNGGVNLPNGVEQQFFVVGNEEN
- a CDS encoding YgiW/YdeI family stress tolerance OB fold protein, whose product is MKRNILIASLLVASTSAFAEFVGITQTQQGGFTGPTISKTTVEKAKTFKDDMPVVLEGNIIEHLGKDKYLFRDKTGDITIEIDHDDWRGVQVSPKDTVTINGEVDKDWMSIEIDVDSVKK
- a CDS encoding ShlB/FhaC/HecB family hemolysin secretion/activation protein, whose translation is MTNQILKLITISTLTSTLLLGVNVPNIGDIEKQIKPPKIEKEQPKIPTIKQKEYKTPMVDSGKTILIKDFKITGNEHISLSDLEKFFIDSKNKELTFNQLQEIASAITKYYREKGYFVARAYIPAQNINENNGVLEIAVIEGTYGEFKLKNNSLVKDSVVQGMLDDAKARDNVISTDTLERAMLIINDTPGAVVTQADIMPGKNVGTSDFEITTQASKRFDGYVVVDNYGSRYTGKDRLMIGMDINSPFAIGDKISMFGLSSSATNLKNGKISYEAPLASNGLVGELSYSQTNYSLAKEYDNLDATGTSKTVEAKLSYPLIKTRNENLNVYNSFLSKDLKDRVQSVNDVTKKNSKSVKIGLDYSKNYLAFNKNSNSSINTYLTYGRLSFDDPADKMTDELGANTNGNYSKINVDLTHNVAFTNQLVLESSLQLQYALGNKNLDGSEDFSIGGSSGVKLYPDSELSAENGYVFSTELKYQLPQINSLNTTFGVFYDRGRAFMANNTTGFEAKSLQDVGIGLYNSYGNFFSKVQIAWNVNSKVVTSEPDRNSRFLFQGGMIF